One region of Burkholderia pyrrocinia genomic DNA includes:
- a CDS encoding glycoside hydrolase family 53 protein: protein MNRRSMLRWSVSTAALACLDLAGPLPAFAQRTARGTAASPFAMGADISTLPELEAHGATFFDRDGAPRDCLKILRAHGVDAIRIKVWNDPGNTDFFPANQSAAAGYNDAAHVVALAKRAAALGMRILIDFHYSDWWADPGKQYPPHAWAGKNLADTCVLLSAYTTDVLRRLQRAGVRPEWVQIGNEITGGMLWPLGRYDQWDNLAQLLKTGHDAVKAVDPRIKVMLHIDSGGDNGKSRWWFDSATQRGVAFDVIGLSYYPQWQGSLDDLRNNANDLAVRYDKELIVVETAYPWTTSDGDSEPNSMTNTGSTAFPPSPAGQAQFLAAVVDIVKGVPGHRGKGVFWWEPEWIPTPGVGWKLGAGDQWDNNTLFDFHGRALSSLDAFQQR, encoded by the coding sequence CCGGCCCGCTGCCGGCCTTCGCGCAACGCACTGCGCGCGGTACGGCGGCGAGCCCGTTCGCAATGGGCGCCGACATTTCGACGCTGCCGGAACTCGAAGCCCATGGCGCAACCTTCTTCGACCGTGACGGCGCCCCGCGCGACTGCCTGAAGATCCTGCGCGCGCACGGCGTCGACGCGATCCGCATCAAGGTCTGGAACGATCCCGGCAACACGGATTTCTTTCCCGCGAACCAGAGCGCCGCGGCCGGCTACAACGATGCGGCCCATGTCGTTGCACTCGCGAAGCGCGCGGCCGCGCTCGGGATGCGCATCCTGATCGACTTCCACTACAGCGACTGGTGGGCCGACCCCGGCAAGCAATATCCGCCGCACGCGTGGGCCGGCAAGAACCTGGCCGACACCTGCGTGCTGCTGTCCGCGTATACGACCGACGTGCTGCGCCGGCTTCAGCGCGCCGGCGTGCGGCCCGAGTGGGTGCAGATCGGCAACGAGATCACGGGCGGCATGCTGTGGCCGCTCGGCCGTTACGACCAGTGGGACAACCTCGCTCAATTGCTGAAGACGGGCCACGACGCGGTGAAGGCCGTCGATCCGCGCATCAAGGTGATGCTGCACATCGACAGCGGCGGCGACAACGGGAAGAGCCGCTGGTGGTTCGACAGCGCGACGCAGCGCGGTGTCGCGTTCGACGTGATCGGCCTGTCCTACTACCCGCAATGGCAAGGCTCGCTCGACGACCTGCGCAACAACGCGAACGACCTCGCGGTGCGTTACGACAAGGAACTGATCGTCGTCGAAACCGCGTATCCGTGGACCACCAGCGACGGCGACTCGGAGCCGAACTCGATGACGAACACCGGCTCGACCGCATTCCCGCCGTCGCCGGCCGGGCAGGCGCAGTTCCTCGCGGCGGTGGTCGACATCGTGAAGGGTGTGCCGGGTCATCGCGGCAAGGGCGTGTTCTGGTGGGAGCCGGAATGGATCCCGACGCCGGGGGTCGGCTGGAAACTCGGCGCGGGCGATCAGTGGGACAACAACACGCTGTTCGACTTCCACGGC